Proteins found in one Desulfuribacillus stibiiarsenatis genomic segment:
- a CDS encoding rod shape-determining protein: protein MMFGFTRDMGIDLGTANTLVYAKGQGIILNEPSVVAMRTDSKQIEAVGEAAKNMIGRTPGNIVAIRPMRDGVIADFETTATMLRYFIKKANKSQGFLSRKPRVMVCVPSGITAVEKRAVEDATLQAGAREAYTIEEPMAAAIGAGLPVHEPTGSMVVDIGGGTTEVAIISLGGIVTSRSIRVAGDEMDEAIIQYIKREYNLMIGERTAEQMKMSIGSAIVPDDNETMNVRGRDLVSGLPKTLEISASEICEALSDTVFSIVEAVKVTLEKSPPELAADIIDRGIVMTGGGALLKNLDRLLSKETGIPVLVAEDALDCVAIGTGKALENIHLYSAKSGLLSR from the coding sequence ATAATGTTTGGTTTTACTAGGGATATGGGTATCGATTTAGGAACAGCGAATACGCTGGTATATGCGAAAGGACAAGGGATCATTTTAAATGAGCCGTCTGTAGTAGCAATGAGAACAGATTCTAAGCAAATTGAAGCTGTTGGTGAAGCAGCGAAAAATATGATTGGACGTACGCCAGGAAATATCGTGGCAATCCGCCCTATGAGAGATGGAGTTATTGCTGATTTCGAGACAACGGCGACGATGCTTCGCTATTTCATAAAGAAGGCGAATAAGTCACAAGGGTTTTTGTCTCGTAAGCCTAGGGTTATGGTTTGTGTGCCTTCAGGTATTACAGCTGTAGAGAAACGCGCTGTCGAAGATGCGACGTTACAAGCGGGTGCACGTGAAGCGTATACGATTGAGGAACCAATGGCGGCAGCGATTGGTGCTGGATTACCTGTTCACGAACCGACGGGGAGTATGGTAGTAGACATCGGTGGGGGAACTACAGAAGTTGCTATTATCTCGCTAGGCGGTATTGTAACGAGCCGTTCTATTCGCGTTGCTGGTGACGAGATGGATGAAGCGATTATTCAGTACATTAAAAGAGAATATAACCTTATGATTGGTGAGAGAACAGCAGAACAGATGAAAATGAGCATTGGTTCTGCAATCGTTCCTGATGATAACGAAACAATGAATGTGCGTGGTAGAGATTTAGTCAGTGGCCTACCAAAGACTTTAGAAATTTCTGCATCAGAGATATGTGAAGCTTTATCTGATACGGTATTTAGTATCGTGGAGGCAGTAAAGGTAACTTTGGAGAAAAGTCCACCAGAGCTTGCAGCTGATATTATTGACCGTGGTATTGTTATGACGGGTGGCGGCGCATTACTGAAAAATCTAGATCGACTGCTTTCTAAGGAAACTGGAATTCCAGTGCTTGTGGCGGAAGATGCTTTAGATTGCGTAGCGATTGGTACAGGTAAAGCGTTAGAAAATATACACTTATATAGTGCGAAATCAGGACTCCTAAGTAGATAA
- the radC gene encoding RadC family protein, giving the protein MKKAVVKETYMLRDLPPEERPRERMIHHGPETMTNADLLAIILRTGSTNVSVQHLSEQVLSHFDGLHGLLQSTVEEITAIKGIGPAKAVQIMAAIELGRRIARHKKGDTYTIRTPEDGANYIMDELRHLQQEVFVTLYLNTKNQVLSHERITTGSLNSSIVHPREIFKGALKRSCASIICIHNHPSGDPSPSREDIEVTKRLVSAGEILGIEVLDHIIIGDNTYYSLKEKGHM; this is encoded by the coding sequence ATGAAAAAAGCTGTCGTTAAGGAGACATATATGCTTCGAGACCTACCACCAGAAGAACGACCAAGAGAAAGAATGATTCATCATGGCCCAGAGACTATGACGAATGCTGATTTATTAGCAATTATTCTGCGCACTGGCTCTACTAATGTATCTGTGCAACATTTGTCAGAACAAGTATTGAGCCATTTTGACGGATTGCATGGCTTACTCCAATCCACCGTTGAGGAAATCACAGCAATCAAAGGGATTGGGCCAGCCAAAGCAGTTCAAATAATGGCTGCAATTGAGCTTGGTAGACGCATTGCTAGGCATAAAAAGGGAGATACTTATACTATACGGACACCAGAAGACGGAGCGAACTATATTATGGACGAACTCCGACATTTGCAACAAGAGGTATTTGTTACGTTGTATCTCAATACGAAGAATCAAGTGCTTAGTCATGAACGGATTACCACAGGTAGTTTGAATTCATCAATTGTTCACCCTAGAGAAATATTTAAAGGGGCACTTAAGAGAAGCTGTGCCTCTATCATTTGCATACACAACCATCCGAGTGGCGATCCTTCACCGAGTAGGGAAGACATTGAAGTAACGAAACGATTAGTAAGCGCAGGAGAGATTCTAGGCATAGAAGTTTTAGATCATATTATTATTGGAGACAATACCTATTATAGTTTGAAAGAAAAAGGACATATGTAA
- a CDS encoding Maf family protein — protein sequence MNKKIILASQSPRRKELLQGLGLSFIVISSSVDEEEAVLTLNPQSPEALVRMLSDIKVQDVAKHQHEGIIIGADTIVVLGNQILGKPKDEADARNMLKQLSGNTHLVISGVTIMDVVSQQKETFHVNTEVDFKTISESELAGYLRIANYMDKAGSYAVQEHGALFVTGIRGCFYNVVGLPIYQTGQTLKKFGIDILGNPELV from the coding sequence ATGAATAAGAAAATAATCTTAGCATCCCAGTCTCCTAGGCGAAAGGAATTGTTACAGGGGTTGGGATTATCTTTTATTGTCATTTCTAGTTCTGTCGATGAAGAGGAAGCTGTTCTAACACTCAATCCTCAATCACCGGAAGCGTTAGTTCGTATGCTGAGTGATATTAAAGTTCAGGACGTTGCAAAGCATCAGCACGAAGGTATTATTATAGGCGCTGATACGATCGTTGTCTTAGGAAATCAGATACTGGGGAAACCAAAAGATGAAGCGGATGCGCGTAACATGCTGAAACAATTATCCGGTAACACCCATTTAGTGATTTCAGGAGTAACGATTATGGATGTGGTATCTCAGCAAAAAGAGACTTTCCACGTAAATACGGAAGTTGATTTCAAAACAATCTCTGAATCTGAACTGGCTGGATATTTACGGATTGCGAATTATATGGACAAGGCTGGTAGCTATGCGGTTCAGGAGCATGGCGCGCTATTTGTGACAGGAATTAGAGGCTGTTTTTATAATGTTGTAGGGTTACCTATCTATCAAACGGGACAAACTCTAAAAAAGTTTGGCATTGATATCTTGGGAAATCCAGAACTCGTGTGA
- the mreC gene encoding rod shape-determining protein MreC, whose translation MDNWFGNRRWLFIFVSIIILALVMSMTIKERENITWVERAVIDASAFVQKLFYKPANAVVGLFDDIRKMRQLYSENKRMTEALSHMEYIQAELRIVNEENKRIRELLDFKETIRDFDVIAANVVGRSPVRWDNIITIDRGRKHGIERNMAVINEQGLIGKVYTVSNYSAKVLLMTDSHAPSGISALILGKEESFGVIEEYAPQHGYLLMSMIKPDVTVEKGDLVVTSGYGEVFPKGLVIGTVQAGRKSEGGLTQSIYVEPAALTNNLHEVLVIKRSLMIDQDFHDTIEEANEGQPPAGGIGS comes from the coding sequence GTGGATAACTGGTTTGGCAACCGTCGGTGGTTATTTATATTTGTATCAATTATAATTCTCGCCCTTGTGATGAGCATGACGATTAAAGAACGAGAGAATATTACTTGGGTAGAACGAGCAGTGATTGATGCATCAGCATTTGTACAAAAATTATTTTATAAGCCCGCTAACGCAGTAGTGGGCTTATTTGACGATATTCGAAAAATGCGACAGCTTTATTCAGAGAATAAAAGAATGACGGAAGCCTTGAGTCATATGGAATATATTCAGGCCGAATTGCGAATCGTAAATGAAGAGAATAAAAGGATTCGTGAATTACTAGATTTTAAAGAAACGATTCGAGACTTTGATGTCATTGCTGCCAATGTGGTTGGCCGTAGTCCAGTCCGTTGGGATAATATAATTACTATTGATCGTGGGCGAAAGCATGGCATAGAGAGAAATATGGCAGTCATCAACGAACAAGGGTTAATAGGCAAAGTTTATACCGTATCGAATTATAGCGCTAAAGTATTATTGATGACGGACAGTCACGCACCATCGGGAATATCCGCTTTAATCCTGGGGAAAGAAGAGAGCTTTGGTGTGATTGAGGAATATGCACCTCAGCATGGGTATTTACTGATGAGTATGATTAAGCCTGATGTAACTGTCGAAAAAGGAGATTTAGTCGTAACTTCTGGATATGGGGAAGTATTTCCCAAAGGATTAGTCATCGGCACTGTACAGGCGGGTCGTAAGTCGGAAGGTGGTCTGACGCAGAGCATTTATGTCGAACCAGCAGCACTTACCAACAACCTGCATGAAGTGTTGGTAATTAAAAGAAGTCTAATGATAGATCAAGATTTTCATGATACAATAGAAGAGGCGAATGAAGGACAACCGCCGGCTGGGGGGATTGGTTCTTAG
- a CDS encoding DUF4321 domain-containing protein, protein MARAQQSKLVLVIVLVIGLLLGSIIGDILGKLGVPYISESKEVRWHPAGDFLILIWDVDLAVRVNLASVLGLALAFWIFRKL, encoded by the coding sequence ATGGCAAGAGCCCAGCAATCTAAGTTAGTATTAGTCATAGTATTAGTCATAGGGTTACTACTAGGGAGTATTATTGGAGATATTTTAGGAAAACTAGGAGTACCATACATATCTGAATCGAAAGAGGTTCGCTGGCACCCGGCTGGTGATTTTCTCATTCTCATCTGGGATGTGGATTTGGCTGTGCGCGTGAATTTAGCCAGTGTGCTAGGACTAGCTCTTGCATTTTGGATTTTCCGAAAGTTGTAA
- the mreD gene encoding rod shape-determining protein MreD has protein sequence MYYLAIGGLMLLMVFIQSTVLSIVFPIFTATNSFSVPNLAIIVLTFICLFRNDKNIVYVAFIVGFLQDIVFGSYVGLYAFTYPFVAYWANITFRIFIDRHVVIFIVAVILAFFTFEFLVWGINSLFGLIEVSFMQAFDRYFWGSVLLGSALAAIIYSPIILFLQRRGIVIHE, from the coding sequence GTGTATTACCTAGCGATTGGCGGACTTATGTTACTAATGGTTTTTATTCAATCCACGGTTTTATCGATTGTATTTCCAATATTCACTGCTACTAACAGCTTTAGTGTGCCGAACTTGGCCATTATTGTTCTTACCTTTATTTGCCTTTTCCGAAATGACAAGAACATTGTATATGTTGCATTTATTGTGGGCTTCTTACAAGATATTGTATTTGGCTCTTATGTTGGTTTATATGCGTTTACGTACCCGTTCGTGGCATATTGGGCGAATATTACGTTTCGTATATTTATTGATCGGCATGTTGTAATTTTTATAGTTGCGGTCATATTGGCTTTCTTTACCTTCGAGTTTTTGGTATGGGGAATCAATAGTTTATTTGGTTTGATTGAAGTTTCATTTATGCAAGCCTTTGATCGATACTTCTGGGGAAGTGTCTTATTGGGTTCGGCACTTGCAGCAATCATTTACTCACCAATTATATTGTTCTTACAGAGAAGAGGGATAGTCATCCATGAATAA